The following are encoded together in the Nocardioides sp. Arc9.136 genome:
- a CDS encoding zinc-binding dehydrogenase encodes MGAWRWTGTGNPLALHDVPVPSPGPGEVLVRVRAAGMCHSDVGELDEPSWAENITRNPITLGHEIAGDVAALGAGVDSWSPGDRVGVHPLGATVPGYSRDGGYAAYTLAPATDLVAMPDDLPYDLAAAGTDAGMTSHHAVVEVARVGPGSRVGIIGLGGLGQFGAQIALLRGAEVHAADTSPGAAALGRTMGLASVHGAAEDLAGLELDAVVDFAGFGSTTAAALAAIRKGGDIVMVGMGAVHTTLVTADVVHKLAHVHGSSGGTKDDIAQVYEHLARGEITPTVEHLAFEDVPDGIERLRAGRLTGRLVVLVDGPA; translated from the coding sequence ATGGGTGCCTGGCGATGGACCGGCACCGGCAACCCCCTGGCATTGCACGACGTGCCGGTGCCGAGCCCGGGACCTGGGGAGGTGCTGGTGCGCGTCCGCGCGGCGGGCATGTGCCACTCCGACGTCGGCGAGCTCGACGAGCCGTCGTGGGCCGAGAACATCACGCGCAACCCGATCACCCTGGGGCACGAGATCGCCGGCGACGTCGCGGCGCTCGGCGCCGGGGTGGACTCCTGGTCCCCGGGCGACCGGGTCGGCGTCCACCCCCTCGGGGCGACGGTGCCCGGGTACAGCCGCGACGGGGGGTACGCGGCGTACACCCTCGCCCCAGCCACCGACCTGGTCGCGATGCCCGACGACCTGCCCTACGACCTGGCGGCCGCGGGCACCGACGCCGGGATGACCTCCCACCACGCGGTCGTGGAGGTGGCGCGCGTCGGTCCGGGCTCGCGGGTCGGGATCATCGGCCTCGGCGGTCTCGGGCAGTTCGGGGCCCAGATCGCGCTGCTGCGGGGCGCGGAGGTGCACGCGGCGGACACCAGCCCCGGCGCCGCCGCCCTGGGCCGCACGATGGGGCTGGCGTCGGTCCACGGGGCCGCCGAGGACCTGGCCGGTCTCGAGCTCGACGCCGTCGTCGACTTCGCCGGGTTCGGCTCGACGACGGCCGCGGCACTGGCGGCGATCCGCAAGGGCGGCGACATCGTGATGGTCGGGATGGGCGCGGTCCACACCACGCTGGTCACGGCGGACGTGGTCCACAAGCTCGCGCACGTCCACGGGTCCTCGGGCGGCACGAAGGACGACATCGCCCAGGTCTACGAGCACCTCGCCCGCGGCGAGATCACCCCCACGGTCGAGCACCTGGCCTTCGAGGACGTGCCCGACGGGATCGAGCGGCTGCGCGCGGGCCGCCTGACCGGGCGCCTGGTCGTGCTCGTGGACGGGCCCGCCTGA
- a CDS encoding YidH family protein — MDDPSRPGDTRWPRWVYGEGEDPDYRFSFANERTCLAWMRTSIALLAAGVALDVVDLRVGSGSSRWLAVVLVALAALSAVAAWVQWALAERALRRSRPLPAPNVTLLLAAGLACAAVGLLVTGL; from the coding sequence GTGGACGACCCGAGCCGCCCGGGCGACACGCGCTGGCCTCGCTGGGTCTACGGCGAGGGCGAGGACCCGGACTACCGGTTCAGCTTCGCCAACGAGCGCACGTGCCTGGCCTGGATGCGGACGTCGATCGCGCTCCTCGCGGCAGGCGTCGCCCTCGACGTCGTGGACCTGCGGGTCGGGTCGGGGTCGAGCCGCTGGCTCGCGGTCGTGCTCGTCGCCCTCGCCGCGCTGTCGGCCGTCGCCGCGTGGGTGCAGTGGGCGCTCGCCGAGCGGGCCCTGCGCCGGTCGCGTCCGCTCCCGGCCCCGAACGTCACCCTGCTGCTCGCCGCCGGCCTGGCGTGCGCAGCGGTCGGGCTGCTCGTGACCGGGCTGTGA
- a CDS encoding EthD domain-containing protein has protein sequence MFNLVLLASKPDDWTHEQFITWWRGEHADVTYGLPGLRRWQHTEVLDAMDDKHSAGWDGVSVLSFDSRADLDAALASEEWKRAVAHVGRMRGRRIAVMGEERTMVAES, from the coding sequence ATGTTCAACCTCGTCCTCCTCGCCAGCAAGCCCGACGACTGGACCCACGAGCAGTTCATCACCTGGTGGCGCGGCGAGCACGCCGACGTGACCTACGGCCTCCCGGGCCTGCGCCGCTGGCAGCACACCGAGGTGCTCGACGCGATGGACGACAAGCACTCGGCCGGGTGGGACGGGGTCTCCGTCCTGAGCTTCGACTCCCGCGCCGATCTCGACGCCGCCCTCGCCAGCGAGGAGTGGAAGCGGGCCGTCGCCCACGTCGGCCGGATGCGCGGTCGCCGCATCGCCGTCATGGGCGAGGAGCGGACCATGGTCGCGGAGTCCTGA
- a CDS encoding SDR family NAD(P)-dependent oxidoreductase produces MQRYDGRRVLVTGAGGGIGTAVCLRLAAEGARVVLADLASADLEDAAGRLPGGPHLTASLDVSVEEQWRTLAARVERELGGLDVLVNNAAIGSIATVEDEELDRWQRVVAVDQTGVWLGMKHLGPLIERSGGGSIVNVASILGSTGGFGNSIAYHAAKGAVRTMTKNAALHWATRGVRVNSLHPGFVETPQLLERYEGSERHRGMLANTPMGRLGRPEEIAGSVAFLGSDDAGFMTGAELYADGGWTAR; encoded by the coding sequence ATGCAGCGGTACGACGGTCGTCGAGTCCTCGTCACAGGAGCAGGCGGCGGCATCGGCACGGCCGTCTGCCTGCGCCTCGCGGCCGAGGGCGCCCGGGTGGTGCTGGCCGACCTGGCGTCGGCCGACCTCGAGGACGCGGCGGGCCGGCTGCCCGGCGGCCCCCACCTCACGGCCTCCCTGGACGTGAGCGTCGAGGAGCAGTGGCGCACCCTCGCGGCGCGGGTCGAGCGGGAGCTCGGCGGCCTCGACGTCCTGGTCAACAATGCCGCCATCGGCAGCATCGCGACGGTGGAGGACGAGGAGCTCGACCGCTGGCAGCGCGTCGTCGCCGTGGACCAGACCGGGGTGTGGCTCGGCATGAAGCACCTGGGACCGCTCATCGAGCGCTCCGGCGGCGGGTCGATCGTGAACGTCGCCTCGATCCTGGGCAGCACCGGCGGATTCGGCAACAGCATCGCCTACCACGCGGCCAAGGGCGCGGTGCGCACGATGACCAAGAACGCCGCGCTCCACTGGGCGACCCGCGGCGTGCGGGTCAACTCCCTGCACCCGGGCTTCGTCGAGACACCGCAGCTGCTCGAGCGCTACGAGGGCTCCGAGCGCCACCGCGGCATGCTGGCCAACACCCCGATGGGGCGGCTGGGGCGACCGGAGGAGATCGCGGGGTCGGTCGCGTTCCTCGGCAGCGACGATGCCGGCTTCATGACCGGTGCGGAGCTGTACGCCGACGGCGGCTGGACCGCCCGCTGA
- a CDS encoding DUF1254 domain-containing protein: MSRPVTAAEPVDDLHEALVRVLVWAYPLVFAARLRRAMTTAGEDGPSERSAAAPSGELGHQRLLSDPSYRVGVAPNVDTLYSVAWVDLAAGPVVLEVPRVVDRYYTFQIGFADSTSVAYGLRTHGEVLPPVCVRAAGTPAPPVPGAVHVESPARHAMIAGRILVEPDDPADLAAVHELQDRVSLRRWPVDGAAPAPAPAPTREDRGRPPATGALADLADLAEVLAGWPDPDVDEQLAADLRAAGFDDRLRWVATPDAAVAERAGRTSRERIAAAVSTTGTKVNGWSVNYRGVDFGPDRLLRAAVAHSQIYVNPAAEALYPVTEVDAEGRRLSGAHRYELRFGPDELPPVRYFWSLTMYHAEGFLVANEIGRYAIGDRTDGLRREPDGSLVVQVSHEPPDAGVANWLPAPAGGFRLMLRLYGPTEECLAGSWRPPAVRALGRTGCEPVTAPPA; the protein is encoded by the coding sequence GTGAGCAGGCCGGTGACCGCCGCGGAGCCGGTCGACGACCTGCACGAGGCGCTCGTGCGGGTGCTGGTCTGGGCCTACCCGCTGGTGTTCGCGGCACGCCTGCGCCGGGCCATGACGACCGCGGGGGAGGACGGCCCCAGCGAGCGCTCCGCCGCCGCGCCGTCAGGCGAGCTGGGCCACCAGCGGCTGCTGTCCGACCCGTCGTACCGGGTCGGCGTCGCACCCAACGTCGACACGCTCTACAGCGTGGCGTGGGTCGACCTGGCCGCGGGGCCCGTCGTGCTCGAGGTGCCCCGGGTCGTGGACCGCTACTACACCTTCCAGATCGGGTTCGCCGACTCCACCAGCGTCGCGTACGGCCTGCGCACCCATGGCGAGGTGCTCCCGCCCGTGTGCGTCCGCGCGGCCGGGACCCCGGCCCCGCCGGTCCCCGGTGCGGTGCACGTCGAGAGCCCGGCCCGGCACGCGATGATCGCGGGGCGGATCCTCGTCGAGCCGGACGACCCGGCGGACCTGGCGGCCGTCCACGAGCTGCAGGACCGGGTGTCGCTGCGCCGGTGGCCCGTCGACGGCGCGGCCCCGGCACCCGCGCCTGCCCCGACCCGCGAGGACCGGGGTCGTCCGCCCGCCACCGGGGCGCTGGCCGACCTCGCCGACCTGGCCGAGGTGCTCGCCGGGTGGCCGGACCCGGACGTGGACGAGCAGCTCGCCGCGGACCTGCGCGCCGCCGGGTTCGACGACCGCCTCCGCTGGGTCGCGACCCCCGACGCGGCGGTCGCGGAGCGGGCGGGGCGCACGAGCAGGGAGCGGATCGCGGCCGCCGTGTCGACGACGGGCACGAAGGTGAACGGGTGGTCGGTCAACTACCGGGGCGTGGACTTCGGTCCGGACCGGCTGCTGCGGGCGGCGGTCGCGCACTCCCAGATCTACGTCAACCCCGCGGCCGAGGCGCTCTACCCCGTGACCGAGGTCGACGCCGAGGGCCGGAGGTTGAGCGGAGCCCACCGCTACGAGCTGCGGTTCGGACCCGACGAGCTCCCGCCGGTGCGCTACTTCTGGTCCCTGACCATGTACCACGCGGAGGGCTTCCTCGTCGCCAACGAGATCGGCCGCTACGCGATCGGGGACCGGACCGACGGCCTGCGCCGGGAGCCCGACGGGTCGCTGGTCGTGCAGGTCTCCCACGAGCCCCCCGACGCGGGCGTCGCCAACTGGCTCCCTGCGCCCGCGGGCGGGTTCCGGCTGATGCTCCGGCTCTACGGGCCCACCGAGGAGTGCCTCGCGGGGTCGTGGCGTCCGCCCGCCGTCCGCGCCCTCGGCCGGACCGGGTGCGAGCCCGTCACGGCTCCACCAGCATGA
- a CDS encoding DUF1254 domain-containing protein, with protein MRTYVVGEVDQLERSSAPDLLPADPGAARDLACSAAFEATLYGLPAVLQYAQMVAQVGAAGDGGPRVAFNQFAHGEGLAGPDHSAFRVPNVDTVYSNVWFDLTRSPVQVVLPDFGDRYFTLNLLDMHSNASNISLRTHGRGPHRVLLAPAGWTGTVPDGCSLFRVATPLAWGLLRVQAAGEEEVRAVRALQDAVVVEPLVRGGEHPHLPPVTPEGVERDWEEFMTALHAVVDTCGAPVEETALVRRFRTVGVGGEAPFSASALTEAVRAGAAEGFDAAFELLRRSRSQLGRPVGGGWTRVADKGRHGDNFTARAVMNFVGLGANVVEENTSFNTFVDADLEPLDGTRGGFEIELATLPPVDHFWSLTLYEVETGQVHANEVDRYSVGSTTSGCGGPVVVRLQHDRPAADDDSGATWLPTPRGRFFLVLRAYGPRAALLDGTWTPPPVRPVGS; from the coding sequence GTGCGCACGTACGTCGTCGGCGAGGTCGACCAGCTCGAGCGCTCGTCCGCGCCGGACCTGCTGCCGGCCGACCCGGGCGCGGCTCGCGACCTGGCCTGCAGCGCCGCGTTCGAGGCGACGCTGTACGGCCTCCCGGCCGTCCTGCAGTACGCCCAGATGGTGGCGCAGGTGGGAGCCGCCGGCGACGGCGGGCCGCGGGTCGCCTTCAACCAGTTCGCCCACGGGGAGGGCCTCGCGGGTCCGGACCACTCGGCCTTCCGGGTGCCGAACGTCGACACCGTCTACTCCAACGTCTGGTTCGACCTGACCCGCTCGCCGGTGCAGGTCGTCCTGCCCGACTTCGGCGACCGCTACTTCACCCTCAACCTCCTCGACATGCACAGCAACGCCTCGAACATCAGCCTCCGCACGCACGGTCGGGGGCCGCACCGCGTCCTCCTCGCCCCGGCGGGCTGGACCGGCACGGTGCCCGACGGGTGCTCCCTGTTCCGCGTCGCGACGCCGCTGGCCTGGGGGCTGCTGCGGGTGCAGGCCGCCGGCGAGGAGGAGGTCCGTGCGGTCCGCGCGCTCCAGGACGCCGTCGTGGTCGAGCCGCTGGTGCGTGGCGGCGAGCACCCGCACCTCCCGCCGGTCACGCCGGAGGGGGTCGAGCGCGACTGGGAGGAGTTCATGACCGCGTTGCACGCGGTCGTGGACACCTGCGGGGCGCCGGTCGAGGAGACGGCCCTGGTGCGTCGCTTCCGCACCGTCGGCGTCGGCGGCGAGGCGCCGTTCTCCGCGAGCGCCCTGACGGAGGCGGTCCGTGCCGGGGCGGCCGAGGGCTTCGACGCCGCCTTCGAGCTGCTGCGCCGCTCGCGGTCACAGCTCGGGCGGCCGGTCGGCGGCGGGTGGACCCGGGTGGCGGACAAGGGCCGGCACGGCGACAACTTCACCGCTCGCGCGGTCATGAACTTCGTCGGCCTGGGCGCCAACGTCGTCGAGGAGAACACCTCGTTCAACACCTTCGTCGACGCCGACCTGGAGCCGCTCGACGGGACGCGCGGGGGCTTCGAGATCGAGCTCGCGACGCTCCCGCCGGTCGACCACTTCTGGTCGCTGACGCTCTACGAGGTCGAGACCGGCCAGGTCCACGCCAACGAGGTCGACCGGTACTCCGTGGGCAGCACGACGAGCGGCTGCGGGGGGCCGGTGGTCGTCCGCCTCCAGCACGACCGTCCGGCTGCCGACGACGACTCGGGCGCCACCTGGCTCCCCACGCCCCGGGGCCGCTTCTTCCTCGTGCTCCGGGCCTACGGTCCGCGCGCGGCGCTGCTCGACGGCACCTGGACGCCTCCGCCCGTGCGGCCGGTGGGCTCGTGA
- a CDS encoding ABC transporter ATP-binding protein: MAAKFRVNGLHKAYGSNVIVDDLDLEMEEGEFLVLLGPSGCGKTTTLRCLAGLETPESGSIAFGDRTVFDSERRVNVPAHKRDVGMVFQSYALWPNMTVRKNIAYPLKVRKMREALAAGRVEEAADMVHCGHLLDRFPSQLSGGQQQRIAVARGLAARPDLVLFDEPLSNLDARLRDQVRTEIHRLHESLGFGAVFVTHDQSEAFALGDRLAIMRAGRMEQVDTPQTVFDHPATDYVAEFIGMSNRLELHRTATGWRTRAGVDVVVERELPDVAAVVARVWPDDIALHRDASTVPAHTVAVEATLLSSEFGGRHYDVTVAAGPEEFRLRAASSSHGAWLRGASEGEPVVISFRPDVMQVFPLEGAVAERPLVGAP; this comes from the coding sequence ATGGCTGCGAAGTTCAGGGTCAACGGACTGCACAAGGCGTACGGCTCCAACGTCATCGTCGACGACCTCGACCTGGAGATGGAGGAGGGTGAGTTCCTCGTCCTGCTCGGCCCGAGCGGTTGCGGCAAGACCACCACGCTGCGCTGCCTCGCCGGCCTGGAGACGCCCGAGTCCGGCTCCATCGCCTTCGGGGACCGCACGGTCTTCGACTCCGAGCGCCGGGTGAACGTCCCGGCCCACAAGCGCGACGTCGGGATGGTGTTCCAGTCCTACGCGCTGTGGCCCAACATGACCGTCCGGAAGAACATCGCCTACCCGCTGAAGGTGCGCAAGATGCGGGAGGCGCTCGCTGCCGGACGGGTGGAGGAGGCGGCCGACATGGTGCACTGCGGCCACCTCCTGGACCGCTTCCCCTCCCAGCTCAGCGGCGGGCAGCAGCAGCGGATCGCCGTCGCCCGCGGCCTGGCGGCGCGTCCGGACCTCGTGCTCTTCGACGAGCCGCTCAGCAACCTCGACGCCCGCCTGCGCGACCAGGTGCGGACCGAGATCCACCGGCTCCACGAGAGCCTCGGCTTCGGTGCGGTCTTCGTGACCCACGACCAGTCCGAGGCCTTCGCGCTCGGCGACCGGCTGGCGATCATGCGGGCCGGCCGGATGGAGCAGGTGGACACCCCGCAGACGGTCTTCGACCACCCGGCGACCGACTACGTCGCGGAGTTCATCGGCATGTCCAACCGCCTCGAGCTGCACCGCACGGCCACCGGCTGGCGCACGCGGGCCGGCGTCGACGTGGTGGTCGAGCGCGAGCTCCCCGACGTCGCGGCGGTCGTCGCACGGGTCTGGCCCGACGACATCGCGCTCCACCGCGACGCCAGCACCGTGCCGGCGCACACCGTGGCCGTGGAGGCGACGCTGCTGTCCTCGGAGTTCGGCGGACGGCACTACGACGTGACCGTCGCCGCCGGCCCCGAGGAGTTCCGGCTGCGGGCCGCCTCCTCCAGCCACGGCGCGTGGCTGCGCGGGGCGAGCGAGGGCGAGCCCGTGGTGATCAGCTTCCGCCCCGACGTCATGCAGGTCTTCCCGCTGGAGGGAGCGGTGGCCGAGCGTCCCCTGGTCGGCGCGCCCTGA
- a CDS encoding MaoC family dehydratase: MTRTFHGVEELRAGAGVDLPPGPWFTVTQERIDAFADVTEDWQWIHVDPERAAASPTGSTIAHGYLTLSLLPRLSSDLFDFAGIGRAVNYGLDRVRFPAVVRPGDRVRARGHLVEVTDSGTGVLARVRYSIEVKGLDRPACVAEALMLVEP, translated from the coding sequence ATGACGCGCACGTTCCACGGCGTGGAGGAGCTCAGGGCGGGCGCGGGCGTGGACCTGCCGCCCGGCCCGTGGTTCACCGTCACCCAGGAGCGCATCGACGCCTTCGCGGACGTGACGGAGGACTGGCAGTGGATCCACGTCGACCCGGAGCGGGCGGCGGCCAGCCCGACAGGGTCGACCATCGCCCACGGCTACCTCACCCTGTCGCTTCTCCCGCGCCTGAGCTCGGACCTCTTCGACTTCGCGGGGATCGGTCGCGCGGTCAACTACGGCCTGGACCGGGTCCGCTTCCCGGCGGTGGTCCGGCCCGGCGACCGGGTCCGGGCCCGCGGGCACCTGGTCGAGGTCACCGACTCGGGCACCGGCGTGCTCGCCCGCGTGCGCTACTCGATCGAGGTGAAGGGGCTTGACCGGCCGGCCTGCGTGGCCGAGGCGCTCATGCTGGTGGAGCCGTGA
- a CDS encoding extracellular solute-binding protein, translating into MKIKRRTALAVGGLLTSLTLTACGGGSEGGGELAGSWEEIVAAAEDEGEVTIYSTHAPDNLELLKKAFEKKYPDIELTYVRGTDADILPKVEVENETGRGAADVHMTTDAGWIDRSLEADYSVDVVGPSFDEEAYDRAASVMEDKWFLTSATIFGMAWNTDKYPQGLKTPEDALAPELNGKIGVSNPAGIPTYVDMYRRIDVDFGENYVERLAEAKPRVYQSAVAIGQAIASGEIWASPVVGTTVLTEKDAGAPIGFGVPEKPFGVPWYSHVLASAPHTNAAQVLADFLVTPEGQAAISADYIPVLPDVEGTGIPGTDVLAQEVDLPDPDTLDQESVNAYQAEWEDLFLG; encoded by the coding sequence ATGAAGATCAAGCGCCGGACCGCCCTGGCGGTCGGAGGGCTGTTGACCAGCCTCACCCTGACCGCGTGCGGTGGGGGGTCGGAGGGTGGCGGCGAGCTCGCCGGCAGCTGGGAGGAGATCGTGGCGGCCGCGGAGGACGAGGGCGAGGTCACGATCTACTCGACGCACGCGCCGGACAACCTGGAGCTGCTGAAGAAGGCCTTCGAGAAGAAGTACCCCGACATCGAGCTCACCTACGTCCGCGGGACCGACGCCGACATCCTGCCCAAGGTCGAGGTGGAGAACGAGACCGGCCGCGGTGCTGCGGACGTGCACATGACGACCGACGCCGGCTGGATCGACCGCAGCCTCGAGGCCGACTACTCCGTCGACGTCGTCGGGCCCAGCTTCGACGAGGAGGCGTACGACCGCGCGGCCAGCGTCATGGAGGACAAGTGGTTCCTCACCAGCGCCACGATCTTCGGCATGGCCTGGAACACCGACAAGTACCCCCAGGGCCTGAAGACCCCGGAGGACGCGCTGGCGCCCGAGCTGAACGGCAAGATCGGCGTCTCGAACCCCGCCGGCATCCCGACGTACGTCGACATGTACCGCCGCATCGACGTCGACTTCGGCGAGAACTACGTCGAGCGGCTCGCGGAGGCCAAGCCCCGCGTCTACCAGAGCGCCGTCGCCATCGGGCAGGCCATCGCCTCGGGCGAGATCTGGGCGTCGCCGGTGGTGGGGACCACCGTGCTCACCGAGAAGGACGCAGGCGCCCCGATCGGCTTCGGGGTCCCGGAGAAGCCCTTCGGCGTCCCGTGGTACAGCCACGTGCTGGCGTCCGCCCCGCACACCAACGCGGCGCAGGTCCTGGCCGACTTCCTCGTGACCCCCGAGGGCCAGGCCGCCATCTCGGCGGACTACATCCCCGTGCTGCCCGACGTCGAGGGCACGGGCATCCCCGGCACCGACGTCCTCGCCCAGGAGGTCGACCTGCCCGACCCCGACACCCTGGACCAGGAGTCCGTGAACGCCTACCAGGCCGAGTGGGAAGACCTCTTCCTCGGCTGA
- a CDS encoding DUF202 domain-containing protein, with protein sequence MSRGPAGSVGDTGASPQRTALAWQRTALTLVAGAAVTARLSGPGAGLGAAVAVPAALLGLWVAVAGARRHGPRGGRRRLVRRDGRVLFALALASTAMAGGVLTTLLLR encoded by the coding sequence GTGAGCCGAGGGCCGGCGGGGAGCGTCGGCGACACGGGCGCGTCGCCCCAGCGCACGGCCCTCGCCTGGCAGCGGACGGCGCTCACGCTGGTCGCCGGCGCGGCGGTCACGGCACGGCTCTCCGGGCCCGGTGCCGGGCTCGGCGCGGCGGTCGCGGTCCCCGCCGCCCTGCTGGGCCTCTGGGTGGCGGTCGCCGGCGCCAGGCGCCACGGTCCGCGCGGGGGACGGCGACGGCTCGTCCGGCGCGACGGACGGGTCCTCTTCGCGCTCGCGCTCGCGTCGACCGCGATGGCGGGCGGCGTGCTCACCACCCTGCTCCTCAGGTGA
- a CDS encoding iron ABC transporter permease produces MRADTRVWRSRLGYGALILVLGYLIVMPLYRLQALAFEDGAAGYEAQFGRSDIGQTLQTTLVLALVSLVIAMVLGTVLAFATSRLPRRLGFLRIVPLLPIVMPSVANVVGWAFLLSPGPGYLNTLMRQLPWWDHLESGPVNVYSPTWIIIITGFGLTSFVYLFVSAGMQNIGSDHLEAAQVSGSSTLGVFFKVVLPLLRPSLVYGSGVALLLGLGQFTGPLLLGQNEGVKVLTTEMYLRTSESPTNFAAAAAAGSPLVILGLLVIFGQRYLLGNQARFVTHGGKSFAPTSGRSAWAAVVVAAYGLFALALPMLGVVIVSLTPYWSGDLSWDLFTLSNYRELVETPGILESVTTSVVTSLIAVAICVPLGLGVATLVVRGRHVPVIRLLGDVITALPLGIPAVIFGVGFLLTYTQPPFVLYGTRTIIILVYVVLMIPFATRMQMTALISMGNTYQEASAVSGASPLVTSLRVTLPMLKPAVLSAVALMFILLTHEFAASLMVRSATTQVMGTLLYDHWSNGSYTLVAAMAILMSAVTAAGVAVAMLVGGRNVLDNL; encoded by the coding sequence ATGAGAGCCGACACCCGGGTCTGGCGCAGCCGGCTGGGGTACGGCGCACTCATCCTGGTGCTCGGCTACCTCATCGTCATGCCGCTCTACCGGCTGCAGGCGCTCGCCTTCGAGGACGGCGCCGCCGGGTACGAGGCGCAGTTCGGCCGCTCCGACATCGGGCAGACGCTGCAGACGACGCTCGTCCTGGCGCTGGTGTCGCTGGTGATCGCGATGGTGCTCGGCACCGTCCTGGCCTTCGCCACGAGCCGGCTGCCGCGCCGCCTCGGCTTCCTGCGGATCGTGCCCCTGCTGCCGATCGTCATGCCGTCGGTCGCCAACGTCGTGGGGTGGGCGTTCCTCCTGTCCCCGGGCCCGGGCTACCTCAACACGCTGATGCGCCAGCTGCCCTGGTGGGACCACCTCGAGTCCGGACCGGTCAACGTCTACAGCCCCACCTGGATCATCATCATCACCGGCTTCGGCCTGACGTCGTTCGTCTACCTCTTCGTCAGTGCCGGCATGCAGAACATCGGGTCCGACCACCTCGAGGCGGCGCAGGTCAGCGGGTCGTCGACGCTCGGCGTCTTCTTCAAGGTCGTGCTGCCGCTGCTGCGGCCCTCGCTGGTCTACGGCAGCGGCGTCGCGCTGCTGCTGGGCCTCGGCCAGTTCACCGGTCCGCTGCTGCTGGGCCAGAACGAGGGGGTCAAGGTCCTCACGACCGAGATGTACCTGCGGACCTCGGAGTCGCCCACCAACTTCGCGGCCGCGGCGGCGGCCGGCTCCCCGCTGGTGATCCTGGGCCTGCTGGTCATCTTCGGCCAGCGCTACCTGCTGGGCAACCAGGCCCGGTTCGTCACCCACGGCGGCAAGTCGTTCGCGCCGACCTCCGGCCGGTCCGCCTGGGCCGCGGTGGTGGTGGCGGCGTACGGCCTGTTCGCGCTGGCCCTGCCGATGCTCGGCGTCGTGATCGTGTCGCTGACGCCGTACTGGTCCGGCGACCTCAGCTGGGACCTCTTCACGCTCTCCAACTACCGCGAGCTCGTCGAGACTCCGGGCATCCTGGAGTCGGTCACCACCAGCGTGGTCACCTCGCTCATCGCGGTGGCGATCTGCGTGCCGCTCGGGCTCGGCGTGGCGACCCTGGTGGTCCGCGGCCGCCACGTCCCGGTGATCCGGCTGCTCGGCGACGTGATCACGGCGCTGCCGCTCGGCATCCCGGCGGTCATCTTCGGTGTGGGCTTCCTGCTCACCTACACCCAGCCGCCGTTCGTCCTCTACGGCACCCGGACGATCATCATTCTCGTCTACGTCGTGCTGATGATCCCGTTCGCGACGCGGATGCAGATGACGGCGCTGATCTCGATGGGCAACACCTACCAGGAGGCCTCGGCGGTCAGCGGGGCGAGCCCGCTGGTCACGAGCCTGCGGGTCACGCTCCCGATGCTCAAGCCCGCGGTGCTCAGCGCGGTGGCCCTGATGTTCATCCTGCTCACCCACGAGTTCGCGGCCTCGCTGATGGTCCGCTCGGCGACGACGCAGGTGATGGGCACGCTCCTCTACGACCACTGGAGCAACGGCTCCTACACGCTCGTGGCGGCGATGGCGATCCTCATGTCGGCGGTCACCGCCGCCGGGGTCGCCGTCGCGATGCTCGTGGGCGGACGCAACGTGCTCGACAACCTGTGA